The following coding sequences are from one Lolium rigidum isolate FL_2022 chromosome 6, APGP_CSIRO_Lrig_0.1, whole genome shotgun sequence window:
- the LOC124661645 gene encoding glycosyltransferase-like KOBITO 1 gives MAGYRGASSSSAAGGGGAAAFATRVLLLLTLLPLALAAFAFALQWRGGMRDPTGAAWPADTQRFPGMENSPLGSSSQGGGGSYFAVSSASGSSAAADCAEILGRSASSHGISLYRGWSFDSEAAITPKICITGSTSASLHQILPWLYYHKVIGVSHFILFVEGEAAKPAVTSVLESIRGVKIIFRTKELKEQQDRSRIWNETWLSGFFYKPCNYELFVKQSLNMEMAIVMAREAGMDWIIHLDTDELIHPAGAREYSLRRLLLDVPDNVDMVIFPNYESSVERDDIKDPFTEVSMFKKNYDHLPKDTYFGLYKEATRGNPNYFLTYGNGKSAARVQEHMRPNGAHRWHNYMKTPNEIKLEEAAILHYTYTKFSDLTSRRDRCGCKPTKEDVKRCFILEFDRLAFVIASTATEQEMRNWYHEHVVWTDKDTNLKLLRKGVLTRIYAPMAIIRGLKESGIFTAAVTSAKAHPKVKLSNIGLENKDSIHTNITAARSTTLKEGGNDNTHASARKILEMIDVQEEAMPPLSPPGFLELIESALS, from the exons ATGGCGGGCTACCGCGGCGCCTCCTCCTCatccgcggccggcggcggaggggcggccgcgttcgcgacgcgcgtgctcctcctcctcacgcTGCTGCCGCTCGCGCTCGCCGCGTTCGCCTTCGCGCTCCAGTGGCGCGGCGGCATGCGCGACCCGACCGGCGCCGCGTGGCCCGCCGACACGCAGCGGTTCCCAGGCATGGAGAACAGCCCTCTCGGCTCCTCCTCCCAGGGAGGCGGGGGCTCCTACTTCGCCGTCTCCTCCGCGTCGGGCTCCTCTGCGGCCGCCGACTGCGCCGAGATCCTCGGCCGGAGCGCCTCCTCCCATGGCATCTCCCTCTACCGAGGCTGGAGCTTCGACTCCGAAGCCGCTATAACCCCTAAG ATCTGTATCACGGGAAGCACATCTGCTAGCCTACACCAAATTCTTCCATGGTTGTATTATCACAAGGTCATTGGTGTTTCACACTTCATTTTGTTTGTTGAAGGAGAGGCTGCTAAACCAGCTGTTACTTCGGTTCTTGAATCTATTCGG GGTGTAAAAATTATTTTCAGAACTAAAGAACTAAAAGAACAACAAGACAGAAG CCGCATTTGGAATGAGACTTGGCTTTCAGGTTTCTTTTACAAGCCATGCAATTACGAGTTGTTTGTTAAGCAGTCACTTAACATGGAAATGGCTATTGTTATGGCAAGG GAGGCTGGAATGGATTGGATCATACATCTTGATACTGATGAGTTAATTCATCCAGCGGGTGCCAGGGAGTACTCTCTGCGGCGGTTGCTTTTGGATGTTCCTGATAATGTTGACATGGTTATCTTCCCCAACTAT GAGAGCAGCGTTGAGCGGGATGACATCAAAGATCCTTTTACTGAG GTTTCCATGTTCAAGAAGAACTACGATCATCTTCCGAAGGATACATACTTTGGCCTCTACAAAGAGGCAACACGGGGTAATCCAAACTACTTCCTCACTTATGGTAATGGGAAATCAGCGGCAAGGGTCCAGGAGCATATGCGCCCGAATGGTGCTCATAGATGGCACAACTACATGAAAACCCCAAA TGAAATCAAGTTGGAGGAGGCTGCTATTCTGCATTACACTTACACAAAGTTCTCAGACTTAACTTCAAGAAGGGATAGGTGTGGCTGCAAGCCAACAAAAGAGGATGTGAAGCGATGTTTTATCTTGGAGTTTGACAGATTG GCATTTGTAATTGCTTCAACAGCTACTGAGCAAGAGATGAGGAACTG GTACCACGAACATGTTGTATGGACGGACAAAGATACCAATTTGAAGCTCTTGAGGAAGGGTGTTTTAACACGCATATATGCACCAATG GCTATTATTCGTGGTCTCAAGGAATCTGGCATCTTCACCGCTGCAGTAACATCCGCAAAAGCACACCCTAAAGTAAAGTTGTCAAACATTGGTCTTGAAAACAAGGACTCTATCCACACAAATATAACAGCTGCTCGATCCACTACGTTAAAAGAAGGCGGTAATGACAATACCCATGCAAGTGCAAGAAAGATTCTGGAAATGATCGATGTCCAGGAAGAAGCGATGCCGCCATTGTCACCCCCTGGTTTCCTTGAGCTCATTGAAAGTGCATTATCATGA